TTTTACATATTGAAGATCGTAATCAAATTTATCTTCCCAAGAAATTGCGTTTCTACCACTGATTTGAGCATAGCCAGTTAATCCCGGTCTAACGGAATGTCGCTTACTCTGTTCATTTGTATAATATTTTAAATATTCAACTAATAGAGGTCGTGGTCCAACAATACTCATATCGCCCCTTATTATATTTAATAAACCTGGCAATTCATCAATACTTGTTGAACGTAGAAATCTACCAAAATTAGTTAACCTTTCACTATCTGGTAAGAGTACTCCATGTTCATCTCTTTTATCAATCATGGTTCTAAACTTGTAAAGTGTGAAAATTTTCTCATTTAAACCAGGTCTTTTTTGTTTGAATATAATAGGACTACCAAGCTTTATTCTTATTAAAATAGCGATAATAAATAACAAAGGCAATAGTAGAACAAAAGCAATTAAAGAAACAATGAAATCAAAAAATCTTTTAAAGTATTTCTCATATATCCTTTTTCTACGCATTTTTCCAAAATCCTTTTATGATTTCGATAATTTCATCTAATTGCACATCTTTTATTTTTGTATCACTTGGTAGACATAATCCATTATTAAATATGTATTCTCCCACATTACTACCGACATAATCATATTTTTCAAAAAATGGTTGAATATGCATTGGCTTCCATATAGGTCTTGACTCGATATTTTCTTTTTCTAGTGCTTCTATGATATCTAGTGGTCTAACTTTCCCTTTTAAAATGACACTTGTTAACCAGCAATTTGGACTATTCCAATCATTAACAGGCATAAACATAATATCATCAATATCCTTAAGATTCTTTTTATAGTAATTATATATGTATTGTTTTTTTAAAACCCTTTGATCCAAAACTTTTAATTGACCTCTACCAATACCAGCAACAACATTACTCATTCTGTAATTAAAGCCTAACTCAGAATGTTGATAATGTCTCGCTATATCTCTAGCTTGTGTCGACCAGAATCTGACTTTATTAATTCTTTCTTGGTTATTAGATACTAGCATGCCTCCACCAGAGGTTGTTATGATCTTATTCCCATTAAAACTAAAGATACCATAATCACCAAAGGTACCAGTATATCTACCTTTGTAAGTAGTGCCTAAACTTTCAGCGGCATCTTCTATTAAAGTAACATTATACTTTTTGCATAATTCAACTATTTTATCCATATCAGCTGATAGACCATATAAATGTACTACTAAGACTGCTTTTGCATTAGGATATTTAGTTAATGCTTCTTCTAAGTATTTCGGACTCATATTCCATGTTTCAAAATCACTATCAACAAATACAGGTATAGCATTCTCATAAATAATTGGGTTTGCAGTGGCTGAAAAAGTTAGAGATTGACACAATACAATATCGTCCTTACAGACACCAGCTGCTCTCAAAGCCATTTGAATAGCCGCTGTTCCGGACACTAATGCTGCACCATGTTGAACGCCAACCTTTTCACAAACTTCTTTTTCAAAGTTTGTAACATTTGGTCCAAGTGGTGCTATCCAATTAGTATCAAAAGCCTCTTTAACATATTGTTGTTCATATCCTTCATCACTCATATGTGGTGAAGCTAAATAAATTTTTTCTTTCATTATTTCACCTAATCAAAGAACTGTATGATTTTTTTTGAGTCATAGTTCTTCGCCTTTAATTTATCAATGATTATTTTATTATTTGTATAACTAGAAATCAAAATGCCATCGTGTTCAATACCCTCTATTGCTTCAACTGGAATAATCTTTTTTGAAACAATAGTCTTCTCATGTTTATCAACATCATCATCAATTACACAAATGACATTTAAAGGGAAATCATGGCTTAATGCAATTGTTTGAAGTAATATTTCAGCCACTTCACCTGC
The sequence above is drawn from the Mariniplasma anaerobium genome and encodes:
- a CDS encoding DegT/DnrJ/EryC1/StrS family aminotransferase, whose protein sequence is MKEKIYLASPHMSDEGYEQQYVKEAFDTNWIAPLGPNVTNFEKEVCEKVGVQHGAALVSGTAAIQMALRAAGVCKDDIVLCQSLTFSATANPIIYENAIPVFVDSDFETWNMSPKYLEEALTKYPNAKAVLVVHLYGLSADMDKIVELCKKYNVTLIEDAAESLGTTYKGRYTGTFGDYGIFSFNGNKIITTSGGGMLVSNNQERINKVRFWSTQARDIARHYQHSELGFNYRMSNVVAGIGRGQLKVLDQRVLKKQYIYNYYKKNLKDIDDIMFMPVNDWNSPNCWLTSVILKGKVRPLDIIEALEKENIESRPIWKPMHIQPFFEKYDYVGSNVGEYIFNNGLCLPSDTKIKDVQLDEIIEIIKGFWKNA
- a CDS encoding sugar transferase, with translation MRRKRIYEKYFKRFFDFIVSLIAFVLLLPLLFIIAILIRIKLGSPIIFKQKRPGLNEKIFTLYKFRTMIDKRDEHGVLLPDSERLTNFGRFLRSTSIDELPGLLNIIRGDMSIVGPRPLLVEYLKYYTNEQSKRHSVRPGLTGYAQISGRNAISWEDKFDYDLQYVKSINLYNDIKIIIITIKKVFKREGISSKDNTTMEKFKGYKD